The Chamaesiphon minutus PCC 6605 DNA window ATGACAGCTCAGAAATTGCTCGGTGTCGGTTGCGAACCACCCGCTCGCTGAATATATTTAACTGCGCTAGCATTGCCGTTACACTTTCAGGCTCGATCGCTGCGGTTTGATAATAACAACAAGCACGATTTCCATCATTAGTAACAACAAATGTCAGTCCGTTAATCTTACCCAAATAATCTTCAAGACGTTTGACAATTACAATTTCTACAGGCAGTCGCTCTGACACTGGAACCTTAGATAATGCTTTAAGTTCTGGATATCTTAATACTAAGTCTCGCGCATAAGTTTGACGGCGGTTAATTTCGCCAAGCTGACGCTCGATCGATTCAAAGTTCTGCATAAAACTCAGGCTAGAGTCCAGATCGAATCGAACGGGTACGACATCTGTCCACAAGTCCGGCAATCCAGCCAATTTTTCTGCAAGCCAATCGAAGCTCATGCCAATATCGAAACTATTTTGTCGCAATAATCGCGACAGAAAAGCGATAATGATTATCAGTGTAAAGTTATTAAAATGTGCTTCATCTAAGCCAGTTGATAACGACAACTCTTGACATTCGACATTGGCATTTATTAACCGATTACCAGCTTTAGCAAATGGGATCGAAATGGGATCGATCGCGGCCAACCGTGCGACCCAAAATGGCTCATGTTTGACTAGTGCCGTTTCCAATTCAGAAATTTTGCAAGCGACATCTGGCTCGATATCTACTAACCGATTTCCAACTTTAAGCTCAAACCGATCGATAAAATCAGTTATAGATAATGTCTCGCCATTAGCACTTTTGACAGCCAACAATAGCAGATCGTTACTAACTGTAGCGACCGTCAGGCGACTACAACCGATCTCGACGATCGATCCTGGTAGCGATTGAGATCGTACATCGAGAACGGCAACTTCAGTGACAATAATTATTTGGTTACCGATCGCTAATTTAGGCAATCCGATAGAGTTTTCATAATCCCCAAAAGTGAGCGACCTTACCATCGCATCGATCCGCTCGGCACTCCAAGACCAAGGTAAAATACAACCAGGTGTTGGTTTGTGCTTGCGTCCGAAATAACTGCGTAGTGCTAAATTTTGTCTGGCGATCGTGACTCGATCTGTAACTAATTCCTCTACCAATATCTCGAACAGTCTCAGGATTTCTTCATAGCACCTGACACTCAAACTCAAGGTAGTTTCATCATCATCGAGTTGAAAACTACCTTGTTTGAGCAGATCGCCACCGTCGATCTGCGTCGTGACTCGATGCCACGTAACGCCATGAATTGATTCGCGATAGAAAATTGCCCAGGCTGGAGCATTAAGTCCACCGTATTTAGGTAATAAGGCATCGTGACAATTAATCGCGCCGCGCTTAGGAAGATCGATAATTTCCTGAGTTAAAATTAGTGAATTTGATATACTAAATAGATAATCAAATGGCTCCTGACTTAAAAATTTGTAGATATTATCGGTAGGCTCGATCCAAGGAATATTATAGTTGTTTGCCCAACTGGCGATCGATTCTCCTGTAGAAATAATCCCTAAAATCTGACAATTACGTGCTAGTAAGACTTCGCCGCAAGGAATTAAAAACGAATCGCGGCCTATTAAGTAACAAGTAAACGGCGATCCGATCTGCCGATCGTCTGTCTCGAAACCGGACATTTGCACTCCTTTTCCAAACTGCTCTAAATCTGGCAAATGTTCCATTAGTTCGGTTTATCCTTTAGTCTTTTCCAGAGTCGCTGGCATAACAAATAAGCTAATCGTATATTTTTTGGATTATGTATTAATGTATTTAATTTTTTAATTTTAGACTAATCGATCGCTCATACAGTGTATCAAATATTACGAATAAATGTAAAGTTGCGATCGACGATTGCATGGTAGATAAATTACCGATTTGTAGAGCTATAGATCGACTCAATCTACTGACATCTAGCTCCAATATATATTTAATATTCTTTACCCAAGCGCAGAGGTCGATCTCGATCGCGTTCTTTTCCCCTTGGCAATCGCGCTGCATTTTTCGACTAAGGCGACGAGCTAACTAAAAATACTTTTAAAATATTCCAATTCTGTGATATTATATAGGAGATCTGGCTCCACGCGGTCGTAACGCCCAAACCTTGTCAGGACTGGAAGGTAGCAGCAACACGGGATGCTTATAACAGGCGTGGTATCCGGGTCACAAAAGTATTTTGCCTACAACGGGAATTGCCATCCGACACTACAATATCGGCAAACCGTACCATCTAACCCCTAGCTGTCGATTCTCCTTCAGAGAGGCTACGCCAACGATTCGAGCGGTTATCTTATAATTATAGATAGCTCGAAAAGTTCTCACTAATAACTCAAAATTTAACTATGGCTGGACTAGGCGATATCGTTCAAAAAGCATTTTACCTTGGAGTTGGATTAGCCACTACCGCTGGAGAACAAGCTGGCGAGAAGCTATCCTCGATCGGTGTCCAAGCCCAGAAACTCACCGATGAAATGGTTGCCAAGGGTGAAATTACCACCGAAGAAGCCCGCAAGTTGGTCGATGAGATGATTAAATCTGCCCAACAACAGAATTTAAACCAAGTTCAAGACACCACTACCGAACGCGCTAAAAAAACGAACGAGCCGCGCCGAATCGAGATTGTCGCCGATAACGAACCTCCAGCTTCTGCCACAGAATCACCTGACAACATCAGTCAGATGCGCAAGCAGGTAGAAGAATTGCAAGAAGAACTCAAACGGATGAAAAACTCCTAAATTTATATCTCTGACTATAATAGTGCCTATTGTAGATCCAGGGTACCTATAAAGGGCATCCCTACACGATTAATCTGTAGAGAGGTGCCCCTGATGAATACCCTCCTACGATCGCTGGTGAATATTCAGCAATTCCAAATTCAGATTTTGACAACTTGGTAGGGTGAGCAGGAGAATAGAGAGACTTCAAAAAGAGAAGCAGAATGGAGCCAATGAAGCTGAGTTTTGGGGTATTGATAGTCTATCTGAACCGAGCAATTCTTCAGATGAAAGATCCGCGCCTTGCCAGCAATGGCACTAAATACACCATCAGAGATGCTGTGTTGGGAGCATTTTCGATGTTTTTCATGCAAAGCGAATCCTTTTTAGAACATCAGCGGCACATGAATAGCAATCAGGGCAAAAGCAATGCTCAGACACTGTTTGGCATGATTAAAATCCCAACAGTGCCGCAAATTCGGAATATCCTGGATGAAATTTCAGCCACAGCACTATTTGGAGTATTCAATCACGTCTATCAGTCTTTAAGACGAGAAGGTCACTTGAAACCGTTTGAATATCTCGGTGGATTACTAGTTGCGCTGGATGGAACTCAGTATTTTGACTCGCACAAACTCAACTGTAAATGCTGTTCGAGCCGTACCCACAAAAATGGCACAGTAACTTACTTCCACAGTGCCATTTTGCCTGTAATAGTTGCGCCTGGGCAATCTCAAGTAATTTCCTTAGCTCCGGAATTCATCACACCTCAAGATGGTCACCAGAAGCAGGACTGCGAAGTGGCAGCAGCTAAACGATGGCTCAAAACTCATGCCCCAGAATTCCAAGGACAAGCAATCACTCTACTCGGAGATGACCTCTACAGTCACCAACCAATGTGTGAACAGGTGATAGCGTCGGGAATGAACTTTATCTTTACCTGTTTAGAAACGTCTCATACTGCTGTTTATGATTGGTTGAAATACTTGGATGGTATTGGCGAGGTGAAAAAGCTAGAAGTGAAACAGTGGAACAGCAATTCAAGCGAATTATATAGCTATCAATATGTGAATGGAATTCCTCTAAGGGACTCCCAGCCAGCAATGAAGGTCAATTGGTGTAAACTAATCCATACCCGCCAATCAGATGGAGAAATATTATATGAAAATTCATTTATTACCCGCCATGAATTAAACGAACAGAGCGTACCTCTGGTTGCTGCGGCTGGTCGATGTCGTTGGAAGACCGAAAATGAAAATCATAATGTGCTCAAAACAAAGGGATATCATCTGGAGCATAACTTTGGGCATGGTCAGCAGCATTTAGCTGCTTGTTTATTGACGCTGAACCTGTTGGCATTCCTTTTTCACACTGTTTTGCATTTAACAGATCTTGCATATGGACAGATTCGTCTCAAGCGTGTTACTCGTAAAGGCTTTTTTCAAGATATCCTCAGTCTTACCAAATATTTACTCTTTGAGAGTTGGCCTTCTTTGATTGATTTCATGCTTTACGGCTCGGCTTCCACTCTGGTCGCCAACTCTTCCTAGATTTTTGAATTTGGAATTGCTGGTGAATATTTGTCTGCCTATACACCGATCGCAAAATCGGGTATAATTGTACAGATTGCCTGGAGAGGTGTCCGAGTGGTTGATGGTGGCTGACTCGAAATCAGTTTTAGGGTTACACCTAACGGAGGTTCGAATCCTCTCCTCTCCGTATTTTTCATCTAATTGTGAATATTTTCACCCAAACCCCTAATTTATATTAAGGGGTTTGTTGTATGTACGCATAACCTTTTAAAGTAATGCTAGAAATCTGGAGTATCTACCTAGCTAGCCGATGATTATTACCATTACTGCGCTCAAGGGTGGTGTCGGCAAGACAACCACATCCATTCACTTGGCTGCTTACCTTCAGGAAAATGCACCAACATTGCTCATTGATGCCGATCGCAACCGTTCGGCACTAGTCTGGTCGCGCGAAGATAAACTACCATTTACCGTCGCCTCTCAAGCTGGTGCTACGGCCATTATTAGCAAGTATACTCACATTATTACCGATACCCAAGCCCGTCCCGAACAGGACGAACTCAAAGATTTGGTTGCTAGTAGCGATCTCCTGATCGTCCCCACGACTCCCAACCATCTCGATATCGACACCACAATCAAAACCACCGAACTTCTAGAAGAGTGGGGTGCAAAATACAAGATCTTACTTACCCAAGTAGATTCACGCACCAAAACCGGACGCGAAGCCAGAGCCATCCTCGAAGAAGCGAAATTGCCTCTCTTTAAAACTGATATTCCCCTCCTAGTCGCCTTCGAGAGATCGTCTAGTCGGGGAGTAGTAATTAAAGATTATGGCGACCCCCGCGCTCAATTTGGCTGGTCTAAGTATCAAGCCGTAGGCAAAGAGATCTTGGCATAGAATAATCGATCGACCCAAGCTCGTCGATCGACAGATAGTGCTACAGACTCTAGGTACGATCCATTTTGGAGACAATCTTTGAAAAATAGAGTAAGTGCAACTGATAATTTGCGCTTACTCTACTTTTAGAGACAGATCGGATCCTCGATCGGTGTTGCCGATAATCGATAGACTGATTTAATCCCGCGCCCCGCTATCCTCCCTAGCTTTTCATACTTTCTTGGCGAAGCCTCTCTACAACAGAATCCAGCAACGCCGGAGAGAGATCGGAATCAGTATCCGCAAGATCTTTAGCTAAAGCTAACACTTTTTGACTGCACTCCAAAATAGTGCTGGCATGGAGAGATTGTTCCGCAGTAAGTTCTGTACTTACTAAGAGCTGAGTTGCACCAATGACATCTTCGATATACGCACCGAAATTGCGGCTGACGGCTGAGAATCGGTCGCTCTCTGCTTGTGCGGCTAACTGAAGACGATCGCGCTCTAGTTTGAGTCGTAAAAGTGAGGCAACTCTAGCCGACAGTTCGAGTCGACCGATCGGTTTAATCAGGAAATCATCTGCTCCAGTCATTAGTGACAAGTTAAGAAGCGATCGCACTTGTCAAGCGGGCTTGAGGCGATGAGTCGAAGAAAAAATTGTCTGTTCGACTCATAGAATCAGGAAAAGGTGCAATAATTAACTTAACATTAGGTTTACGAACAGTTTTAACAATACCTAAATCTTGATTCTCTGGGGCAGCAAAATAGGTGACTGGATTGGCAGCTAAACCTTTATGATGAGCTACATGAAAGTGATAAAGACCTCGATAAATCATCTCTAAAGAAATGCGGTCGAATGGGAGAGATAATTCATCAGCTACAGCATCACCTAAATCGACTAGAACTGCATAAAACAGCCAAGTCCCCCACATCTGTAATTTAATTCCATTAACTGAACCAGTCCATAAATAACTCAACCCGAGCAATCGTTTAACAGTATTAAAAGCCTCTTCAATTCGCCACCGTCTTCCGTACAAATCGGCGACTACATAGGGAGGAAGATTCAATGGGTCGAGTACACTAGTTAGATAAGAATACCAGACTTTACCCACTTTAATTTCGACTAATCTTACAGTTATATATGGAGTCTTTTTGGTGCCAGACCCCATCCGCACTATTCGGTCACGGATACTATAACTATTGCTAAATACTCGCTCTATCTGTAGCGATGCACCTTTTTTTAATCGAGTAATAAAATGAATATCTCTGTTAATTAATTCTTGCCAAAATTGGAAATGATAGAAGCCTCGATCCAAGAGCAATAAAGTGCCCGATGTTACTAAATTCAGGATATCTTTCTCAAAATTAACATCTGAAGCTTTGGGATTTTCTCTAAACCAGATTTCAATCGGCAATCTCGTCACCAAATCTATGACTACTCCCATTTTTCCCGCTAGTTGTCCGATTGGCACATCAGATAAGCTATCTAATTTCTTGAATATCGCTTCCAATGTGGAGCCATCACATGCCCAAATCCGCTCAAATTTTGCTTGAGCAAATTCAATGCTTTGTGGCAACAATCGCTGTTTTCTCTGGTGCCACTTCACTCTAAATTCTGGCAGTAATTCCTTAAACACTCTCTCAAATAACTCAGATGGAAAGGTCAGAAATCTTTGTGCAATCGCCTGTTGACTTACTTGTGTTGGCTCACACCACAAAAATCCTTCTCGCCCTAACATTCGGCTTAGTTCTCTGACTCCTGGCACATTCCGCCACAGTAGCGTCAGCACTGCTGCCATCATCAAGGGTAAATTTAACAGCCGATTTCTCAGCCCTAATTGTCGGTAGTAATGACTTTGATTGAAAATTGCTGGTGTCAATAAAGCCTCTACTTGAGCGGCGATGATCTCATCTTCCACACCTGGTTGGTGGTTCTTTTTGGCGTGGTCGCGGTTACTTCTTCGGCGGCTGGTCATCAGGCCTCTATTCCCTCAAACTCTTGACTAGAAACAGTTTGGCATCTTTTTATTACCCTTTTGACAAATCTCTGATTTTCTTAACTTGTCACGAATGTGCTCCAGTAGACAGGCATTTTGCTAGTTCCGCTTTATCGGATATAGCTGTCATTAACACAATCGGAATTGCCTGCCAATTTGGCAAATTTCTGACTTGATGGCAGACTTCGATGCCATTGAGACCGGGCATCATTACATCTAGTAAAATGAGATCTGGTTGAACCCGATCGAGCCTATCGAGTGCGCGTTGACCGCTAGAAGCATAATGGAAAGTGTAGTTTTGAGTACCAAGCAAGGTTTGAATCACATCAAAATTGTTAGGCTCATCATCGATCGTCAGAATAGATGGTCGCTCGGTCATAGAATAGTAGCAGTAGTAGCGAAGAGTGTTGTGCGGATAAATTGTTAATGCATCATTACCAATTTATGTACATGCTACTACTTCTTGGATTGTAGAAGCGAGCATCTGGAGCGCGATCGGTTTAGAGATATACTGACTCGCTCCCGCCGCCAGACAGCGTTCTCGATCGCCGTCCAGATTGGCAGCAGTTAGTGCAAGAATGGGTAGTTTGGCAAATTCAGGATCGTTACGCAGTTGTGCTATCGCTGCTAAGCCATCCAAAACTGGCATTTGAATATCCATCAAAATTGCTTCAGGATGGTGTAACTTCGCTTGCTCGATCGCCTCTCGACCATTTTTCGCCACAATAATGTTGTAACCTTTGGTTTCCAAATAATCAGAGACTGTCTCTACAGTAGATCTGTCGTCATCGACAATTAAGATTTGTGTGCCTCTTTTTGGCGGACGCGAATTTGCGGTGAGGGCAAGCTGTCTATCCAAAGCTACCTGGCTCAGAAATGGTACTCTCGCTTCCGCAGTGGGATCTCGATCGAAGGAGACGAGCGAGCCGAGATTTCCACAAGGTAGATCGATCGTAAACCGACTACCGACATTTACTTCGCTAGTGACACTCACTTTTCCCCCATGCAACTTGACGATCTGGCGCACCAAATTTAGACCCAAACCAGTACCCTGTGCTTTGCGGTTGAACTCACTGTCGATCTGCGCGAACGGCTGAAACAATTTATTTAAATGTTCGGGTGCAATGCCAATCCCAGTATCGGTGACGGTAAGTTGTAGCAGAGCTGGAACAGCTTCAGTTGCATTAAAATAGTCCACACCTATACCGATTCGACCACTTTCAGGCGTGAATTTGACGGCATTACCCAGCAAATTAATCAAAACTTGGCGAATCCGACGTTCGTCGATCTCCACTTTTGGTAGATGTGGGGGTAGATTTACGGCTAGTTGAATTTGTTTTTTGTCAGCTTGAGGCTTGATAAAAGATAAACTATCCTCACAAAGTCGATCGATATCCGTGGGTTCGCGATATATCTCTAATTTTCCAGCCTCCATTTTGGCCAGATCGAGAATATCGTCGATTAATGCCAGAAGATGATTGCCACTATTCTCGATTACCTGGATGCACCGTAATTGTTTGGGGTTGAGCGTGCCATAGACTTGTTCGATCAAGCCTTCGGACATCCCCAAAATGGCATTGAGTGGCGTGCGAAGTTCGTGACTCATATTGTTGAAGAACATTGTCTTCGATCGATTGGCTTCTTCGGCAGCTTCTTTAGCCAATTTTAACTGGCTGGTACGTTGTTCGACCTTGTGTTCGAGTTCGACAACAGAGGCTTCCAATCGACTATAAAGCTTGGCATTCTCGATCGAGATCGCCGCTTGCGCAATCAGGATTTCGAGTGTTTCCAATCGAGGACGCGCGAACAGATCGACGGTAACCTGATTTTCTAAATATAAAATGCCCACCAGATTTCCTCGATCGAGGATTGGAGTACACAATACACTTTTGGGTCGATACTGCTGAAGGTATTCATCTCCACTGTACTGCATCAACTGGTGAGCATCTGTCAACAAAATTGGCTCTAAACTACGGCCTACCTGATTTACCAAACTAACAGCAATATCGGTACTTTCCTCAAATGGTATCGGCGATAATAGTTGCGTTTTATGCTCTAGTTCGACTTTGGCGACTAGCTGCAAACTATCTTCTGTTTTGAGAAATAATACACATTTATCGGCACCAGCAGTAGCAATAACGATCTCTAACAGATTGGTAATGAGTAGTTCGAGTTTTACCTGTTGCGAAATATTCCGCGAAGCTTTGAGCAAACTTTCCAAATCTAAAAATGTCGAGTCACACATCACCGAATTAGTAACATCAGTTACTTCAGGCTCGACAACTTCAACAGATTCTTGGTTCGTAATTGAGGCGAGGAGCTGAGGATAGAGCGTCTTTAATTGCACAACTTTAGCTTTGGCTCCCCATCGCCCATAACAATAATAAGCTTCCATCATATAGGATTGAGCTAATTTATCTTTACCCCAACCCAAATAAAACTTACCTGCCAATTCATTTGCCAGTGCTTCTTCATGAACGAATTGATATTCCTTTGCTCCCTCAATAGCTCGATCGTAATGTTCGATCGCCCCAGCTTTATTACCTAATACCCGTTGTTTTTCGGCTTCAATTAAATCCCACTTATGCAGATAATTCATCGGTGCATTTTGCGCCCACAGATCGATCGTCCCTTGATGGATTTCGACTTGGGCAAGAGTTTCAATCCGCTCTAGTTCCGACCGTTCGGGATATAATGCTAAATGAGTCAGTGCTGCATAAAAATGGAACACCGGAATCTGAATCATTCCAGAGACTGCTTGTAAATACAATTTGCCTTTGGTAATATTCTCTAGTGCCGCCGAGTAATTACCAAACAAATACGCCAGCATCAACTTGTAAATATAGGCATAGGCGAGAGCAGTAAGATCGCCATCTTCAAGATGTTTGGGAATCATTACCGTTTCATCATAAGCACTACCGACAAGACAATCTACTCGATCGTTTCCCTTTGCCAACAAGTTTTGTGCTATCTGCCGCTTCATCTCTAGATAAGCTTGTGCAGAATATTGTTTGATTTGTTCTAAATCTTTACTATAAGGTGAGATTTCCCCCTCCCAAGTAATCAGCTCTACTCCAGAGATCAGATGAGCATCAAAGTAACAACTGATAGTATATCCAGTAACGAGCGAATCACCAGATGCCTTGATATCTGTATAAGCATATTTTAGGTTTGGGATAGTTTTTCCTATAATTTCTTGGCGATGCTGAATCCATGCTGCAAATAGAAATGCTATTCTGCCTTTAAATTCTTGTGCATTCATGCGATCTGCCAAATTAAGTGCTAATTTGCCAAAACGATAGCCTGCTTTCACGTCTCCAAAAAAAGCACTTAGAACTAAGCCATGATTCACATATCCTATTGATGATGCCAATGTATTGCCAAATTGGAGCGATAAATTCACCATCATAGAGCTAAGAATCGGCAGTAGCGGTGGCATCCCAACAAAAATAGGTGCTCCTATATCTGCTAACAGTTCTATGGTTTGTGAAGGTTGTAAATCCTTCATCACTGGCAAATATAATAAATCTTCAATTTGGATGCCTTCGAGTTGGTGACTAAGTTTCTGTAGTGCTTGAACAGTCCCGGCTTCATCAGGTGAGATCGGGAATTCGATTCCCAATTGAGCTAATGCAGATCTACCTACAGAGATCGCGTCTTGCATTTTGCCATTGGCAGTAAGTGCAGCAATCTGGATTTTGTAGATTTTAACTTTATCTGAAATCATCTGTGCAGATCGCAAAACGATGACTGAGATATCTTCCATCCCATCCAAATTGCCTTCTAAATAAGCAGCTTCGGCAGCCGCAACATGTAGATCTAATGTTAATTGATACTGAGTTTCCCAACAGTCGATCGCTAGGAGTGCGATACCCGATCGTAAATAAGTATTTGCCGCTGCATAAGCCGTAGCAGCTCTGGCTTTTTTGCCCGCAGTTAGATTGAGTTTGGCTAAAGATACTCTTTGATGTGGCTGCGTAATTAGTGTTTGGGCTAGATTTAAATGTCCGACTATATCGAAGAGTTTTTCTGCTCTAGCAATCTCGGAAGACTTTTGATAGAGTAATTGACCGATTTTGAGATGAGTTGCTTGTTTGCAATCGTCAGGAATGAGCGAATAAGCTGCTTGTTGAACGCGATCGTGTAAGAATCGATAAAATGGATTGGCTGCTGTCGTTGACACCGACTGGACATCAGATCTGGTGAAAAACTTGTAGACTTCTGTTGTCGGAATTAATAAGTTATTTTGTAACCCTTCCCATAAAATTGCTGCTGTCTCTGCTGGCGAACGCTCCAAAACGATCGCTAAGGTATCCAAATCGAATTGCGATCCAATACATGCGGCTAAAGATATTGCCGATTGAGTTGCTGTCGGTAATTTTTGTAATTGTAACGCCATAAACTCGACCACATCATCAGTTAAAGCCAAGGCTTTAACTTTGGCAACATCGCAACTCCAGCCGCCAACATCGCTATTATGACTGACTCGATCGAATGTAATCAATCCATCTTCATGTAATGATTTGAGAAATTGCGTAGCAAAAAAGGGATTACCTTGAGTTTTTAGAGCTACCAATTTAGCTAAGGGTTGGGCGTGGAGTAGGCTACAATTTAAGGCACCCGCAACTAATTGACTTAAACCTTCTGTAGTCAGAGATTCTAATCTAATCGTATCGACGTTGATGCCAGTTTTTGCGATCTCGTCGATCGCTAAAATCGCTGGATGAACGGGTGAGACTTCATTGTCTCGATAAGCTCCCAATACTAGTAGATAGCCAGTATCTTGCATCAACAATTGCAGTAAATTGAGCGATGCTAAATCTGCCCATTGCAAATCGTCTAGGAATAATACCAGTGGATGTGCGGCGGTGGCAAACAACCGCACGAATTTTTGCATTAGCAGATTAAATCGTTGCTGTGCGGAACTTCCAGTTAATTCCGGCACGGGAAGTTGCTTGCCGATAATGCGTTCTAATTCGGGAATGACATCGATCAATACCTGCCCATACTCGCCTACAATATTCAGGATCTCGGTTTTCCAGACGAGCAGTTGGGCATCGGATTCGCACAGCAAGTTTCGCATCAAACCGCCAAAGGCTTGCCCGAAAGCAGAAAATGGGATATTGCGCCCAAATTGGTCGTATTTACCCTTAATAAAGTAGCCGCGCTGACGCACGATCGGTCTGTGAACTTCTTGAATCACCACAGTTTTGCCGACACCAGACGAGCCAGCAACTAAGAGCATTTCGGTAATACCCTTGCTAACTCGTTCAAAAGCATTCAGAAGTACGGCAACTTCTGGTTCGCGACCGTATAATTTTTCGGGAATGGTAAAGCGATCGCTCGGATCGCGCTCTCCCAATTCAAATAATTCGATCTTACCCGTAGCCTGCAATCGAGCCAAACAAATCTCTAGATCGTATCTGAGTCCCAACGCATTTTGATAGCGATCTTCAGCATTCTTGGACATCAACTTGCTGACAAACTGCGAGATCGGTAAGGGAATCTGCGGCGCAATCTGGTGTACTGGCACTGCTGGTTTAGCAATATGGCTATGCACCAATTCCATCGGATCGTTGGAAATAAATGGTAATTGCCCTGTCAATAGCTCGTAGCAGGTGACACCCAATGTATAAAAATCGCTGCGATAGTCGATCCCGCGATTCATGCGTCCGGTTTGTTCGGGGGACATATAGGCTAGCGTCCCAGCTAACATAT harbors:
- a CDS encoding AAA family ATPase — protein: MMKTSVHVPGYQIAEEIYVGNRTLLYRGVRESDLHPVTIKLLRSKFPSFERLMQFRHQYDIGKDLNLPNVIKTLALEPYQNAYALILEDCGSISLKSYLDKSGAFGNEPQKLIAFLQIAIQIADALEGLYRQRVIHKDIKPGNILIHPETQHVKLIDFGLSSLLPKETQQIEHANMLAGTLAYMSPEQTGRMNRGIDYRSDFYTLGVTCYELLTGQLPFISNDPMELVHSHIAKPAVPVHQIAPQIPLPISQFVSKLMSKNAEDRYQNALGLRYDLEICLARLQATGKIELFELGERDPSDRFTIPEKLYGREPEVAVLLNAFERVSKGITEMLLVAGSSGVGKTVVIQEVHRPIVRQRGYFIKGKYDQFGRNIPFSAFGQAFGGLMRNLLCESDAQLLVWKTEILNIVGEYGQVLIDVIPELERIIGKQLPVPELTGSSAQQRFNLLMQKFVRLFATAAHPLVLFLDDLQWADLASLNLLQLLMQDTGYLLVLGAYRDNEVSPVHPAILAIDEIAKTGINVDTIRLESLTTEGLSQLVAGALNCSLLHAQPLAKLVALKTQGNPFFATQFLKSLHEDGLITFDRVSHNSDVGGWSCDVAKVKALALTDDVVEFMALQLQKLPTATQSAISLAACIGSQFDLDTLAIVLERSPAETAAILWEGLQNNLLIPTTEVYKFFTRSDVQSVSTTAANPFYRFLHDRVQQAAYSLIPDDCKQATHLKIGQLLYQKSSEIARAEKLFDIVGHLNLAQTLITQPHQRVSLAKLNLTAGKKARAATAYAAANTYLRSGIALLAIDCWETQYQLTLDLHVAAAEAAYLEGNLDGMEDISVIVLRSAQMISDKVKIYKIQIAALTANGKMQDAISVGRSALAQLGIEFPISPDEAGTVQALQKLSHQLEGIQIEDLLYLPVMKDLQPSQTIELLADIGAPIFVGMPPLLPILSSMMVNLSLQFGNTLASSIGYVNHGLVLSAFFGDVKAGYRFGKLALNLADRMNAQEFKGRIAFLFAAWIQHRQEIIGKTIPNLKYAYTDIKASGDSLVTGYTISCYFDAHLISGVELITWEGEISPYSKDLEQIKQYSAQAYLEMKRQIAQNLLAKGNDRVDCLVGSAYDETVMIPKHLEDGDLTALAYAYIYKLMLAYLFGNYSAALENITKGKLYLQAVSGMIQIPVFHFYAALTHLALYPERSELERIETLAQVEIHQGTIDLWAQNAPMNYLHKWDLIEAEKQRVLGNKAGAIEHYDRAIEGAKEYQFVHEEALANELAGKFYLGWGKDKLAQSYMMEAYYCYGRWGAKAKVVQLKTLYPQLLASITNQESVEVVEPEVTDVTNSVMCDSTFLDLESLLKASRNISQQVKLELLITNLLEIVIATAGADKCVLFLKTEDSLQLVAKVELEHKTQLLSPIPFEESTDIAVSLVNQVGRSLEPILLTDAHQLMQYSGDEYLQQYRPKSVLCTPILDRGNLVGILYLENQVTVDLFARPRLETLEILIAQAAISIENAKLYSRLEASVVELEHKVEQRTSQLKLAKEAAEEANRSKTMFFNNMSHELRTPLNAILGMSEGLIEQVYGTLNPKQLRCIQVIENSGNHLLALIDDILDLAKMEAGKLEIYREPTDIDRLCEDSLSFIKPQADKKQIQLAVNLPPHLPKVEIDERRIRQVLINLLGNAVKFTPESGRIGIGVDYFNATEAVPALLQLTVTDTGIGIAPEHLNKLFQPFAQIDSEFNRKAQGTGLGLNLVRQIVKLHGGKVSVTSEVNVGSRFTIDLPCGNLGSLVSFDRDPTAEARVPFLSQVALDRQLALTANSRPPKRGTQILIVDDDRSTVETVSDYLETKGYNIIVAKNGREAIEQAKLHHPEAILMDIQMPVLDGLAAIAQLRNDPEFAKLPILALTAANLDGDRERCLAAGASQYISKPIALQMLASTIQEVVACT